The genomic DNA CTTAAgttttaaatttatttaagtaacaaaattataaaattataacaTCTATAAGTTTCTAGAAGGTTGTGCGATTATAAAACTTTTCTTATTTGCAAAAAATTGTcgcaaaataatatattttttaattttagaattGCAAAAAACTTTTCTTCTGCTCGAAACTTTTAATATGGCTGTAAATCGGGCCGAGCAAGCCGAGTTTCGAGCTGAGCGTAATTCAAGTCGAGATTAATCGAGTCGAGCCGAATCGACTCGTTTAACTAATCGAGCCTAAATCTTTACCCAAATTCGATTCGTTTAATTTCACGCTCGTTTAATTTCACTAGTCGAGGCGAGCCGGCTCGGATAATTAAACGAGTCGGAACTTCTGCCCGACTCGAATTACAACCCTTATTTTTACTGATTAAAAATGCAATTCTAACCAAAATGTCCTACCAAATTCTAAAATCCCATAAAAAAATGTAATAAAATTTTATTCTCATTAAACTAAAACTCCTCAATGCtgatcatttttttaaaaaattatgattAGTTAATGTACACGTAAGCTCGAAAAAAACCGAAATCAGAGAGAGAACTGATTGAAGCAAATAAACGGATAAATAATATTTCCCTGTTTGACCGAGCAAAACGGTGATTGCATGGTTGACATGTGTTAGAATTTGCATGCCATGAGGTATGCTTTCTTTAATTCCAATTATGTTCATCCAACATATATACAGAGAGTTTACTTTTGCTCAAAAAAGCTAAAGAAAATAAGCTAATTTTTCATTTGTTCAGAAAGAAAATGGCAGATAACATGTACAGCTCTGATGGTGCTTCAGGACAAGCTCAGGTAATCCATCAAACAATCTCTAACAATTCAGATCTTATAAGCAGTGATTCGACTAGCGAAAATCGTTCTTTTTTAAAACAGCGTAGAACAAATATTCTCAATGTTGGATGTCTGTGTTTTTCATAAAGCGCGATCCTATATATATTCTGTTTACATTCTGTTTGCGCGACTGGTTGCGATGTATATATATTCCTTTTTAAAAGAGCGTAGAACAATTATTTTTAATGTTGGACGTCTCTGTTTTTTATAAAGCGCGATCCTATATATTCTTTTAATATTCTGTTTGCGCGACTGGTTGCAATGTATATATATTCCTTTTTAAAAGAGCGTAGAACAATTTTTCTCAATGTTGGACGTCTGTGTTTTTCACTTAGTGCGATCCTATACATATTCTGTTTGCGCGACTGGTTGCAAATCGCAATGTACGAGGTGTTGGTGGTTATTATTTCCTAAtcaataaaatttatttttatcaatttttcTTAATCAGTTAAGGAGGGATGAACATATGGGTAAAATTGCAGAAGACACTAATTTCCTTAACCAGGTGCACATCTATCCATCTACATGTATTACACATCTTTCACAATCATATTGTAATCGTCAATTGTTATGAATGCATATACATTTTATCGAATTTGCAGACAGGAGAACAAGTGAGAACAATGGCACACGGAGCAGCTGATGTAGCATCAGGAGCAGTGCAGGGAACAATTTCTCTGGCACAGGGGACTGCCATGGGAGCAGCCAATGTTGCCTCAGGTGCTTCCGATATCATGAGGAGTACTTTCGGAGGAGGCTCCAATCCGTCTTCTGCTCCAGACCACAGCAACAAACGATCCTAGTTCTCGGATTTCCTGGTTTAGGTCATCAGGCCACATACCTTGTTTTACTAGTCTCGCATTTGTATCTTTCAATAAATCTGTTGTACTTCTCTCGAACGTAACAGTAATAAATCTACCTGTTTCACGAAAAAGCACAAACTGCGATTTACTGTTTATTCACATTGCTGCAGATAATATATTTAGGATCAAATCACATTTGCAAAGAACTTAAACAAGAAGTTTACAAGCTATGAATACAGCAAAAAGTTACCAGAATATGTATGTATGTTAAAATTGATCTTAACCTGAATTTGCATTTACAAACAAAAGTTTGATGCAGTTTTCAGGCAAATTAACTTCTACCATATATACATAAAAAATCATGAGCTATCTACAGTTTATTAAGTTGAATCACTTCTACCCTGACTATAACTGGGGATTGACACATCTCGCAAAAACAGATTTTTCGGCCCATGGTCTGTGTGCATCCATATAATCATGGTTCTTGCCACTGAGATGGTACTGAAAATAAACATAATGTAGTTTCTAAGTTAATAATCTCACAATAACTACTTGACCAACAATATAATGTAGAACACAATATTGTGTATGTTTCTAGGCTATATAGAACAGCAGAGCAAACTGAGAACACTGCAATTACAAGTAACGCAACGTGATACTTCTACTAGTCACCCAATTGGTTCCATGACAATACTGCTTGATATATATTCTAGTACAAAATTGGTTTCCTTGGCAAAAAGATGGATACAGAGCCAAGTCACACACTTTTCTGGTCTAAAACCAGTCATATATACCATTCTATTGTACGGAATGGGAAATTATCCATCTACAGAATTATACTTGTGACATGATTTACGAGTTTCACCTCAACTAGTATTTGCTTTGGATATCTCTACACGTCTTTGCGCTTAGCAGTGAAACAACGAATAAGCTTTTGCACATCCCCTTTGACAGAAAAGAAGGCTAATACCAAAGCAATTGACATCGTGGGATACATATATGCTGATGAACGATTTTTGATGCCATGTTGTCCAAGAAAGGCTTCCTTCGCAAGACCCCATATAATGAGAAGTATTCCAGAGATGCCCAGCCTCCAAGATCCTACAAGGCCGAGAAATGCACCTGCCACAGCAAAATAGCTCCCAACAAGAACCTGTTTTACAGAGGGTGGCCACAATTTTAGCGTAAACTATATAATGCCAATTATCATTTTCCTAATTAAAAAAGCTGGGTCAATATTGTCTCATTAAATATCATAGTTACAGAGGACATATCTGAATTAAATTAAGGTTTATGACAGTACTCGGGATTATGTATGATTCAAAGTTAAATATGTAAAACTACGAAAATCTTTCAAACACGCTAATTAGAAACTTCTAAATTATGATGAATCAGCAACCAACCTATTCTAAACCACTACAAAATCTAAAAAGTAAGAATTCAACTAATGTCCTATACCACAAATGAATCGAGCAGAGACATACACACCTCCAGGTAATAATATTCCATCCTCGCAGAGGCTTTCTTAAACCTATATAGATTAAGCACCTTACTGTAGCTGGGGAGGGGCTTGGCTTTATAAATTGCTTTTCCAACAGCACCTGGGTATAAAAGGACCTTCATTACAGCTTGGGGAACGTATTGACTTGCAATCAACTGAGAGGACGTCACTTGTAACGGGGACTTGCAGATACCAAGTCTGCATGGGATTCTGAAATAATACGGACAAATTATTGCAAATTCTACAATTCGACTCAAACTATTCATTCACTCACTATAATTACACAACCACTTTAAACAAAACAATTACTCTGAAGTCTGAATTGGTTTAATAATCACATTAAGAATTGTGTACAAAGCACAAATCCTCGGCATTACTTCCCCCAAAATCCCGAGATAGAAAACAACACGATAACATCCAAAAACGCGATGAACCTCTGAAATTAAACAAGTACGCATACTTACTCGAAAGCTACACATAACTATGCAATGTAATACTTACTCGAACGCTACAATGGAATAAATTCTCTTTCTTCGAAACACAATTGACATATTGCGAAAAACATTGCACAACGTATCGTAAACATAAACATGTCTGAACAGGCGTTTCTAAAATGTTCTCAATAGAGCGCGACCCGTAAAATCGAGAAATGTAACATGTTGTCGTTGGGACAACATACCCAAGTTCATTTACAATTCACAATAAAAAATAATCTAAATTTACCGTACATTATTGCATCGAATAATAATAATTTCATAAAAAAGTCCAAAAACGAGAAATTAAAAAAAAGGGGGCAAACAAAACACAAACATGATGATTCTTCCGTACAAGTATAAGCAAAAGCAAGAATACCTAGATGAATATTTTACATTTATCAAacaatattaattttatttaacatAATATATATGCAAACACATGTTTAATATGgtaaaaaatatgaaatttaaTACCTGAAAAGAGGGATTTGAAGGAGGATGAGAAGGAAAAAGACGAAAGAAGCTTTGCGAGAAATTGATTTTGCCCATTTCTTTGAAGACGCCATTGATGAATTATACGGACAAGCTTTTTTTTTACTGTCTTTGGTTTGTTTTACGATTTACAATGGTATACTATTTGGTTGGTAAATAATATATCAATTCACAATATTTACCGGTTCTTCCTAAATTACCTTTATCGCCTCGATAGGCCAATTCATTTTATGTAgagaaattatgaaaaatatttttttaattattttataattttatttttttgtaataCGAATTAGTATTAGAGAAACCAAATTATTATTTTGACAAATAATTAAAGTTATTTTTTTGGCTATGTTTAAAATTGCATTTGATTTAACCATGATTTGAGAATACAACacaatattaataaaaatatttatatggAGAGGTATTCATGAGATTATGGGGTAAAATAGCGTTTTGGTCACTCAAGTGACCACTAACTTTCACTTGGGTCATCGAACTCAAAAAACTGTCAGTCAACTGATCACACTCATAAAAGTTTTCAATCAAGTCACTACCCGATAATATCATTAAGTTTTGGACGGAAAGCTGAATCAGCAAGTGACATGGCTTCCACGTCATATGACCGTGGTACCCGCCCTTTTACCTTCTTTCCACCATGTCCACTTCCAAAAGTTCCACAACCTCAACCCCATCCGTGAACAATTCATTTAACTCGTATAGAATCCATAAAAATAACTTCGGTGTCGATCATGGCTATGATAATATTAAATGTaagtgtgatattgtatcaccCCTTCAAGAAGCTTGGAAAGAAGCTCCTCAAGATCCGAGTCAAAGGTTTTTTGGCTGCAAGAACTATAGGATCCCTGCAAGAAGTGCAATTTTTTTGTGGGCTGATCCACCCTACACTGATAGAGCCTGAGAAGTTATACATGGATTGAAGTAAAAATTGAAGATGAAAGATGTCGAATTGGCTAAAATAAGCAAGAGTTGAGTTTCGTAGAAAGGAAAATGTTAGTAATTGATGAAGAGCGTATGTCAATGCAAAAAAAGATGGACGACGTAACATAAATGGTGAAGGAAAAAACTCATTTCAAAACGAAGAAGATGCTATGCTTTGTTATCTTAGTTTGTTTTGTGGTTATGTTATTTAAGTAATGTTACTGATGTAATGTTTATGTAAGAATTATTTGAATGTAATGTTATGGATGTTATTGTTTATGTTTTTATGAATGAAATGTTTATGTTTATGTGATAGTATAACATTGAGATGTGCGAAATAAACACAGTGTCAAAGTTATATATTAAGACCACGAGATCAATCCATAGTGCGTACATAGAGTTATACTACAGAATTAGTAGTTCAAAGTCACAAAAGAACTCAAATGACAAGAAGTTTAAAGTTAAACACACTATCTTAAAAAGACTCAAATGGTTCTAATTTTGGCATAAATAATTCATCTACTTTTTTCTTGGGTGTGGCAGTCCTGCTACTCTCTTTCTTGGAGTTGAATTTTTCACTTGTCCCGCTGCACTTGTTGGAGTTTTGTTGCTAACTGGTGGATTAGTCACAGTTGGAGTGGTCACGGGTGGAGTGCTAACAGGTGGAGTGTTGCCAGTGCTCACTTGTCCCATATGCTTCCTCAACCCCGAATTTGGCATCTACAATACAAATAAAAAATGTATTAAACAAACCATTGATATAAACTTATCTTAAACATTTATCGACATAAACTGATGTAACTTACAAATTTCATGACACTGCCGGTAGTTTCCTTAGGCTGTGATTTCTGGATTGAGGCCTCCAATTCATCG from Apium graveolens cultivar Ventura unplaced genomic scaffold, ASM990537v1 ctg5287, whole genome shotgun sequence includes the following:
- the LOC141702587 gene encoding uncharacterized protein LOC141702587, with amino-acid sequence MRKKMADNMYSSDGASGQAQLRRDEHMGKIAEDTNFLNQTGEQVRTMAHGAADVASGAVQGTISLAQGTAMGAANVASGASDIMRSTFGGGSNPSSAPDHSNKRS
- the LOC141702586 gene encoding uncharacterized protein LOC141702586 — protein: MASSKKWAKSISRKASFVFFLLILLQIPLFRIPCRLGICKSPLQVTSSQLIASQYVPQAVMKVLLYPGAVGKAIYKAKPLPSYSKVLNLYRFKKASARMEYYYLEVLVGSYFAVAGAFLGLVGSWRLGISGILLIIWGLAKEAFLGQHGIKNRSSAYMYPTMSIALVLAFFSVKGDVQKLIRCFTAKRKDV